In a genomic window of Amyelois transitella isolate CPQ chromosome 29, ilAmyTran1.1, whole genome shotgun sequence:
- the LOC106138571 gene encoding uncharacterized protein LOC106138571, with amino-acid sequence MGYHEQYRVPQAQTDKWESYIYTDKEYIIQNLPVNWENAKILCRGHHNGTLAVLDSKEKADFLAEALSESQLLIESVWVGARRSSAEDPAGYRWSQGVELRRTAADVLTDKDGDIGKHYPVWLNRTLVPVPEAGADCVGLERVFHDKPVFVDLPCFLQRAFVCEREARPSTHAVELKIVRCRTGLYRLYDGLMDWHQAAAFCVLNRMSLANIGTMKCLKKLGMSMLKTRPSIENAWIGAHGELGQWSWVDTGVSIFQTPSYSDTTPALWPPIRDRDDVKQSGCMQLDRHANHPPVFLEARCERKMQFICYQGAAGLRTTAPTPSDDLYYYILVKQQFYWQHAFENCQKMNGSLAFIESHDTLIQLLLLMGENKEEPIGHIWIAGRLNMSKDANDAVSYLWYNPANGRRIYDSVHVSDAATLGLYVPPWLDDDFSMDNSCLNLDRQDHLNALVYGLPCDTPQYSIC; translated from the exons TTATCATGAACAATATAGAG tgccGCAAGCTCAGACGGACAAGTGGGAGTCCTACATATACACCGACAAGGAGTACATTATACAAAATCTCCCCGTAAATTGGGAGAATGCGAAAATTTTGTGTCG GGGACACCACAATGGCACTTTGGCAGTTCTGGACTCGAAAGAGAAAGCGGATTTTTTAGCTGAAGCACTTTCTGAGTCACAACTTT TAATAGAATCAGTCTGGGTCGGAGCGCGGCGCAGTTCCGCCGAAGATCCAGCAGGCTACCGCTGGAGCCAGGGTGTGGAACTGAGACGGACAGCTGCTGACGTGCTGACAGACAAGGACGGCGATATCGGGAAGCACTATCCTGTG tGGCTGAATAGAACCTTAGTCCCTGTTCCGGAGGCGGGGGCCGACTGCGTTGGTTTGGAGAGGGTTTTCCACGACAAACCAGTGTTTGTGGACCTGCCGTGTTTCTTGCAAAGAGCATTCGTCTGTGAGAGAG aAGCCCGGCCGTCAACCCACGCCGTTGAGCTGAAGATAGTGAGGTGCAGAACTGGCTTGTATCGCCTGTATGATGGTCTAATGGATTGGCATCAGGCTGCCGCTTTCTGCGTTTTGAACAGGAtgag TTTGGCAAACATCGGCACAATGAAATGCCTGAAGAAGTTAGGAATGAGCATGTTGAAGACTCGGCCAA GCATAGAAAACGCTTGGATTGGCGCTCATGGGGAACTCGGGCAGTGGAGCTGGGTGGACACGGGAGTCAGCATCTTCCAAACACCATCCTACAGTGACACCACGCCTGCTTTATGGCCACCCATCAG AGATCGTGATGATGTTAAGCAGAGTGGATGTATGCAGCTCGATCGTCACGCGAACCATCCACCAGTCTTTCTAGAAGCCAGATGTGAAAGGAAAATGCAATTTATATGCTACCAGG GTGCCGCTGGCCTGCGCACGACAGCACCGACACCTAGCGACGATTTGTATTACTATATTCTTGTAAAACAACAGTTTTACTGGCAGCATGCGTTCGAAAACTGCCAGAAAATGAACGGATCCCTCGCGTTTATTGAAAGTCACGATACTTTGATACAGTTATTGCTGCTCATGGGAGAAAATAAGGAAGAAC CGATTGGCCACATCTGGATCGCTGGCCGCCTGAACATGTCCAAAGACGCCAACGACGCCGTCAGCTACTTGTGGTACAATCCCGCCAACGGCAGGAGGATCTACGATTCTGTCCACGTGTCTGACGCTGCTACACTGGGGTTATAT GTACCACCATGGCTGGACGATGACTTCTCCATGGACAATTCCTGTCTAAACTTGGACCGGCAAGACCATCTCAACGCATTGGTCTACGGTCTACCGTGCGACACGCCACAATACTCCATTTGC